A window of the Cicer arietinum cultivar CDC Frontier isolate Library 1 chromosome 6, Cicar.CDCFrontier_v2.0, whole genome shotgun sequence genome harbors these coding sequences:
- the LOC101512333 gene encoding uncharacterized protein — translation MANQAVARFSILLLLSLLVNIASSADSPAPTPHSSVKSPSSSPSPTPVSNSSPASSPPSPSPATPPHPDSPPAPSPENSPSPSPSPDEAADTGVNHTGVGDRGEKSTEGGMSSGKKAGIAVGVIAGVSVVALGAIVMKKRRENIQRSEYGYAARTELL, via the coding sequence ATGGCGAATCAAGCTGTTGCAAGATTCTCAATTCTTCTCCTCCTTTCTTTACTAGTCAACATCGCTTCATCCGCTGATTCGCCGGCTCCGACGCCGCATTCATCCGTTAAATctccttcttcttctccttctccTACTCCTGTTTCGAACTCTTCTCCGGCAAGTTCACCGCCATCTCCATCTCCGGCGACGCCTCCTCATCCTGATTCGCCACCAGCACCTTCACCTGAGAACTCACCTTCTCCTTCTCCGTCTCCAGATGAGGCGGCTGATACCGGAGTTAACCACACCGGCGTCGGCGATAGAGGCGAAAAATCAACAGAAGGAGGAATGAGTTCTGGCAAAAAGGCAGGGATAGCGGTTGGAGTAATCGCAGGAGTAAGCGTGGTTGCATTGGGAGCGATAGTGATGAAGAAGCGTCGAGAAAACATTCAGAGGTCTGAGTATGGATACGCAGCAAGAACAGAACTTCTCTAG